One Cryobacterium roopkundense genomic region harbors:
- a CDS encoding ABC transporter permease: MKPPSPALRSTRRKKTRSGGGIGRYLLTRFLLIIPTIFILVSMVFWLMRTTGDPITAALGGRLSAAQLAERISAAGYDRPVFVQYIEYLGQVFTGNFGTTISTNQPVSEVLATYGVATAELVFYSLLVAFIVGIPLGMVAAYCRDKAPDAFLRVFAILCYATPVFFAGMLLKLVFAVWLNVLPVAGRADVRSELQMQLLPNKTGFYTIDAIQTGNPAVLGDVLAHAVLPAVALGLLTAGVFLRLVRTNVIGTLNTDYVDAARSRGVNEFRLVRVHAYRPALIPIITVIGLQIALLLGGAVLTETTFEWKGLGFMLIQFIQARDFVAVQGIVALLAVIVALSNFIVDIIAAVIDPRVRY; encoded by the coding sequence ATGAAGCCGCCGTCGCCGGCACTCCGGTCGACTCGGCGCAAGAAAACACGTTCCGGCGGGGGGATCGGCCGTTATCTGCTGACTCGCTTCCTGCTCATCATCCCGACGATCTTCATTCTGGTGTCGATGGTCTTCTGGCTCATGCGTACCACGGGTGACCCGATCACGGCGGCGCTCGGCGGCCGTCTGAGTGCGGCCCAGCTGGCGGAGCGCATCAGTGCGGCCGGCTATGATCGGCCCGTTTTCGTGCAGTACATCGAGTACCTCGGCCAGGTCTTCACCGGTAACTTTGGCACGACCATCAGCACGAACCAGCCGGTCTCCGAGGTGCTCGCCACCTACGGCGTTGCCACGGCCGAGCTCGTGTTCTACTCGCTGCTTGTTGCGTTCATCGTGGGAATACCACTCGGGATGGTTGCCGCCTACTGCCGGGACAAGGCACCGGATGCCTTCCTGCGAGTCTTCGCCATCCTCTGCTATGCCACACCGGTTTTCTTCGCCGGTATGCTGCTCAAGCTCGTTTTCGCGGTCTGGCTCAACGTGCTTCCCGTGGCCGGGCGTGCCGACGTCAGGTCGGAGCTGCAGATGCAGCTGCTGCCCAACAAAACCGGCTTTTACACCATCGATGCCATCCAGACCGGGAATCCCGCCGTGCTCGGCGACGTCCTGGCCCACGCGGTGCTCCCGGCCGTCGCCCTCGGCCTGCTTACCGCCGGAGTGTTCCTGCGCCTCGTACGCACCAATGTGATCGGCACTCTCAATACGGACTATGTCGACGCCGCCCGCTCCCGCGGCGTTAATGAATTCCGGTTGGTTCGCGTGCACGCCTATCGTCCGGCGCTCATCCCCATCATCACGGTGATCGGGCTGCAGATCGCTCTGCTCCTCGGCGGTGCGGTGCTGACCGAGACGACCTTCGAATGGAAGGGGCTCGGGTTCATGCTCATCCAGTTCATTCAGGCCCGTGACTTCGTCGCCGTGCAGGGCATCGTGGCCTTGCTCGCCGTAATTGTGGCCCTGTCCAACTTCATCGTGGACATCATCGCCGCGGTCATCGATCCCCGAGTGAGGTATTGA
- a CDS encoding ABC transporter substrate-binding protein, translating into MTSAFTNGRRTLAATAGLAIAAFVLAGCSAGGTSGDDSAGGPIVIGTTDKITALDPAGSYDNGSFSVQTQVFPFLMSSEYGSSDVKPDIASSAEFTSPTEFTVTLKPDLKWANGNDLTASDVKFSFDRQLGIADANGPSSLLYNLDNTEAVDDTTVVFTLKQADDQIFPQILSSPAGVVVDEDVFSADAITPDSEIVDGKAFAGQYELTSYDFNNLLAYKAYEGYQGLLGPAKTDVINVSYYADASNLKLDVQEGNIDVAWRSLSATDIDDLRGNDKVKVVDGPGGEIRYIVFNFDTQPFGATTAEADPAKALAVRAATADVIDRAEIADQVYKGTYTPLYSYVPDGLTGATESLKGLYGDGEGGADIEKAKATLDAAGVTTPVAINLQYNTDHYGPGSSDEYALIKDQLESSGLFTVDLQSTEYVQYSKDRVADVYPLYQLGWFPDYSDADNYLTPFFLTDNFIGNHYSDQEVNDLILQQAVTPDAAERTALIEQIQDKVAAQLPTLPLLQGAQVAVTGTTIEGASDTLDASFKFRYGALTKG; encoded by the coding sequence ATGACATCCGCATTCACCAACGGCAGGCGCACCCTCGCTGCCACAGCAGGACTCGCCATCGCGGCATTCGTCCTGGCCGGCTGCTCCGCCGGCGGTACCTCCGGCGACGACTCCGCAGGCGGTCCCATCGTCATCGGCACGACAGACAAGATCACCGCCCTCGACCCCGCCGGTTCGTACGACAACGGTTCGTTCTCGGTCCAGACTCAGGTCTTCCCGTTCCTGATGAGCAGTGAATACGGCAGCTCTGACGTGAAGCCTGACATCGCGAGCTCGGCCGAGTTCACGTCGCCGACCGAGTTCACTGTCACTCTCAAGCCCGACCTCAAGTGGGCCAACGGCAACGACCTCACCGCATCCGACGTGAAGTTCAGCTTCGACCGCCAGCTCGGGATCGCCGATGCGAACGGCCCGTCTTCCCTGCTGTACAACCTCGACAACACCGAGGCCGTCGACGACACCACAGTTGTCTTCACCCTCAAGCAGGCCGACGACCAGATCTTCCCGCAGATTCTGTCCAGCCCGGCCGGTGTCGTCGTGGACGAGGACGTCTTCTCGGCCGATGCGATCACCCCCGACTCGGAGATTGTGGACGGGAAGGCATTCGCCGGTCAGTATGAGCTCACGAGCTACGACTTCAACAACCTGCTCGCCTACAAGGCCTACGAGGGATACCAGGGCCTCCTGGGCCCGGCTAAGACCGACGTCATCAACGTGAGCTACTACGCCGACGCGTCCAACCTCAAGCTCGACGTGCAGGAGGGCAACATCGATGTGGCCTGGCGCAGCCTGTCGGCGACGGACATCGACGACCTGCGTGGCAACGACAAGGTCAAGGTCGTTGACGGCCCCGGCGGAGAGATCCGCTACATAGTCTTCAACTTCGACACCCAGCCGTTCGGTGCGACGACCGCCGAGGCCGACCCGGCCAAGGCCCTCGCCGTTCGGGCAGCGACCGCCGACGTGATCGACCGAGCCGAGATCGCCGATCAGGTGTACAAGGGCACGTACACGCCCCTGTACTCCTACGTACCGGACGGTCTTACCGGCGCGACGGAATCGCTCAAGGGCCTCTACGGCGACGGTGAGGGTGGAGCCGACATCGAGAAGGCCAAGGCGACACTCGATGCCGCCGGCGTCACTACGCCGGTTGCCATCAACCTGCAGTACAACACCGACCACTACGGTCCCGGTTCGTCCGACGAGTACGCGCTGATTAAGGACCAGCTCGAATCGTCGGGCCTGTTCACCGTTGACCTGCAGTCCACCGAGTACGTGCAGTACTCGAAGGACCGTGTTGCGGACGTCTACCCGCTGTACCAGCTCGGATGGTTCCCGGACTACTCTGACGCCGACAACTACCTGACGCCGTTCTTCCTCACGGACAACTTCATTGGGAACCACTACAGCGACCAAGAGGTCAACGACCTGATCCTTCAGCAGGCCGTTACACCCGATGCCGCTGAACGCACGGCCCTGATCGAGCAGATCCAGGACAAGGTCGCGGCCCAGCTGCCGACACTGCCCCTGCTGCAGGGCGCGCAGGTGGCAGTCACCGGAACCACGATCGAAGGCGCGAGCGACACGCTTGACGCCTCGTTCAAGTTCCGGTACGGAGCCTTGACTAAGGGATAA
- a CDS encoding ABC transporter permease, translating to MTSIAPPVAHKSPFWTKLPVVHQLRQSVGLQRGMLVAGLVITGVFILTALFAPLLAPYGFSQLRDESGLFGAQQSPSATHLFGTTVGGYDVLSRVIWGSRTALAVIIVAVVLSIFAGVALGLFSGYFGGWLDRVLVVICDAVYAFPALLLAIVMGIVISGGRSNLVGGILAAAIAITVVFIPQYFRVIRAETVRIKAEAYVESARVLGASNSRIMFRHVLRNATRTLPLIFTLNGAEAVLTLAGLGFIGFGIEPSSAADWGYDLNKSLADVSSGIWWTALYPGLAIVLVVMGITLVGESLNDLADPRLRSRRRADASDATVAASTVVPGGTLAAGPGGVEGLEGPGYTHTDGIEDRP from the coding sequence ATGACGTCGATCGCGCCTCCTGTGGCTCACAAGTCGCCCTTCTGGACGAAGCTTCCCGTTGTGCATCAGCTCCGACAGAGCGTCGGACTTCAGCGCGGCATGCTCGTTGCCGGGCTCGTCATCACCGGTGTTTTCATTCTCACGGCGTTGTTTGCGCCGCTTCTGGCGCCCTATGGCTTCAGCCAGCTCCGTGACGAGAGTGGTCTGTTCGGCGCTCAGCAGTCCCCGAGCGCCACCCACCTGTTCGGCACGACGGTCGGTGGCTACGATGTGCTCTCCCGGGTGATCTGGGGATCCCGCACCGCCCTCGCGGTCATCATCGTGGCCGTGGTCCTGTCGATTTTCGCCGGAGTGGCGCTCGGACTCTTCTCTGGATACTTCGGCGGCTGGCTCGACCGCGTGCTCGTGGTCATCTGCGACGCCGTGTATGCCTTCCCCGCTCTGCTGCTCGCCATCGTGATGGGCATCGTCATCTCCGGCGGCCGGTCCAACCTGGTCGGCGGTATCCTCGCCGCGGCCATCGCCATCACCGTTGTGTTCATCCCACAGTATTTCAGGGTGATCCGTGCCGAAACGGTGCGGATCAAGGCTGAAGCCTATGTTGAATCGGCGCGCGTACTCGGGGCGAGCAACTCGCGCATTATGTTCCGCCATGTTCTGCGCAATGCCACGCGCACGTTGCCGCTCATCTTCACGCTCAACGGGGCAGAAGCCGTTCTCACGCTCGCGGGTCTCGGGTTCATCGGCTTCGGCATCGAGCCGTCGTCCGCAGCCGATTGGGGATATGACCTCAACAAGTCGCTCGCGGACGTATCGAGCGGTATCTGGTGGACGGCCCTCTACCCGGGCCTCGCCATCGTTCTCGTCGTGATGGGGATCACCCTCGTGGGTGAAAGCCTCAACGACCTGGCCGACCCGCGCCTGCGTAGCCGTCGCCGCGCTGACGCGTCTGACGCCACCGTCGCGGCCTCCACGGTCGTGCCCGGCGGCACACTCGCTGCCGGTCCAGGCGGCGTTGAAGGTCTGGAAGGTCCCGGATATACCCACACCGACGGAATCGAGGATCGACCATGA